In one Lolium rigidum isolate FL_2022 chromosome 3, APGP_CSIRO_Lrig_0.1, whole genome shotgun sequence genomic region, the following are encoded:
- the LOC124699471 gene encoding putative disease resistance protein RGA3 isoform X3, whose amino-acid sequence MEAIVASVVVKQAIRSLAAAAGSPMARLWRNCKADLEEMRSTLSLLEAGLRDAERRSGNEEAVRVWLQLLKAVARDISGALDHPPPPSWKIFAKLSLVNKIEQLKKKLKAVDEKRHIFGFTFHNRSIIEDTDGRRETMACIDDEFSIVGRSREKQEIVRILLQSERKMTILPILGLGGMGKTTLAKLVFNDSRMQYFERRAWVHVSQNFNLARIAKAVASQFQGTADGFDDLQSLYNQLENISSGKKCLIVLDDLWESDIELLRKMKLMLNCGKQRSMVKIIVTTRIEAIAQELSTASPYKLGPLSDDNCWTVFKQIAFQSTNEEDLYVLEAVGRDIAIKCKGLPLAAHAVGSMLRNKSVDFWKATRDSTTWHKSSSHGDVLPSLRLSYEHMPFYLKPCFSYCAIFSKGRAMDKDKLIQQWIALDFVKPALPTLSHKVQAEEYLRELLATSLLQYSVSSLVTHEHAKDSKEVSMHDLVHDLARSVAGDETFYLHAINQNTSPSDNCHHIVVVTYDKRLSRSLSANVRSLHFRDCAGQQLPGDTFSLTKNVRVLDITGCVLRKLPDPIRQLAHLRYLDASLLCDKDLPMWITSLVKLHYLSIHGSSKISELPKSIGNLKDLVHLDLSCCGSLAHLPEFFSYLTNLLLLNIADCSSLSALPNSICDLVNLEILNLSGSTLEELPKGLGNLKKDMKNLEVWYTRVLIDAEYKREEVMFPNLHKLLIHGCNKLMVKPCPPVAAEWVIEVCDIIVSSWDGKGHPNIISNSTTCLEISDCHVKPDGWRLLYHLPGLCKLKLRMCNELNSLPGSIQVLTSLRSLLVFACRSLTELPEWFGNLTSLQELEINYCPKLESLHGSMQRLTSLRLLHLGHCDNILSLPEWFSHLISLRRLEISGCQLIKSLPRSMQHHNSLRELQIRHNPELKQWCEFFLDDKEIV is encoded by the exons ATGGAGGCGATTGTCGCCTCGGTGGTCGTGAAGCAGGCCATCCGGAGCCTTGCGGCGGCCGCAGGCAGTCCAATGGCCAGACTGTGGAGGAACTGCAAAGCTGACCTGGAGGAGATGAGGAGCACCCTCAGTCTTTTGGAAGCCGGCTTGAGAGACGCCGAGCGGCGGTCAGGGAACGAGGAGGCGGTGCGTGTGTGGCTACAATTGCTTAAGGCCGTCGCTCGCGACATCTCCGGCGCTCTCGATCATCCCCCACCGCCGTCGTGGAAG ATTTTCGCAAAACTTAGTTTGGTTAACAAGATAGAACAGCTAAAGAAGAAACTGAAAGCGGTGGATGAGAAACGCCATATATTCGGCTTTACATTTCATAATAGGTCAATCATTGAAGATACAGACGGAAGAAGAGAAACGATGGCATGTATCGATGATGAATTTAGTATTGTTGGTCGATCAAGAGAGAAACAGGAGATAGTAAGGATTCTATTGCAATCTGAAAGGAAAATGACTATTCTTCCTATCCTTGGTCTTGGAGGCATGGGTAAGACCACCTTGGCGAAACTGGTTTTCAATGATAGTAGAATGCAATATTTTGAGAGGAGGGCATGGGTTCATGTTTCACAAAATTTCAATCTGGCAAGAATAGCAAAAGCTGTTGCATCACAGTTTCAAGGGACTGCTGATGGCTTTGATGATCTGCAATCTCTGTATAATCAGCTAGAGAACATTTCCAGTGGCAAAAAATGTTTAATTGTGCTGGATGACTTGTGGGAGAGTGACATTGAACTGTTGCGCAAAATGAAACTAATGCTAAATTGTGGTAAACAGAGGAGCATGGTTAAGATAATTGTAACCACACGTATTGAAGCAATTGCACAGGAATTGTCTACAGCTAGTCCATATAAATTGGGACCATTGTCGGATGATAACTGCTGGACTGTGTTCAAACAAATTGCTTTTCAGTCGACAAATGAAGAAGATTTGTATGTACTAGAAGCTGTGGGAAGAGACATTGCTATAAAGTGCAAAGGTTTACCCCTGGCAGCTCATGCTGTTGGATCCATGCTTCGTAATAAAAGCGTTGACTTCTGGAAAGCTACCAGAGATAGTACTACTTGGCATAAAAGTTCATCTCACGGTGATGTCTTGCCATCATTGAGGTTGAGTTATGAACATATGCCGTTTTATTTGAAACCATGCTTTTCCTACTGTGCCATCTTTTCAAAAGGTCGTGCCATGGATAAGGACAAACTAATTCAACAGTGGATTGCTCTTGACTTCGTTAAACCAGCTCTGCCAACCTTGTCTCACAAAGTGCAAGCAGAGGAATATCTGAGAGAGCTTTTGGCGACATCTCTCCTTCAGTACTCGGTATCTTCTCTG GTTACTCATGAACACGCCAAAGATTCAAAAGAAGTCAGCATGCATGATTTGGTGCACGACTTGGCACGATCAGTTGCTGGCGATGAAACATTTTATCTACATGCTATAAACCAAAATACTTCACCCAGTGATAATTGTCATCATATAGTTGTGGTTACATATGATAAAAGACTTTCCAGGTCATTGTCTGCTAATGTAAGGTCACTACATTTCAGAGATTGTGCTGGACAACAACTTCCTGGTGATACATTCTCATTGACAAAAAACGTGCGTGTCTTGGATATAACTGGATGTGTTTTGAGGAAGTTGCCAGATCCAATTCGTCAATTAGCTCATTTGAGATACCTTGATGCTTCACTTTTGTGTGATAAAGATCTTCCTATGTGGATTACCAGTCTCGTGAAACTACATTATTTGAGCATACATGGCTCTTCCAAAATATCAGAATTGCCGAAATCAATCGGGAACCTTAAAGATTTGGTACATTTGGATTTATCATGTTGTGGAAGCCTTGCGCACTTACCGGAGTTTTTTTCCTACCTTACAAATCTCTTGCTGTTGAACATAGCAGATTGTTCTAGCCTTTCTGCATTGCCCAATTCCATCTGTGACCTTGTGAATCTAGAGATCTTAAACCTCTCAGGTTCTACACTGGAAGAACTACCTAAAGGTCTGGGGAATCTTAAGAAG GACATGAAGAATCTGGAAGTCTGGTATACGAGAGTATTAATAGATGCTGAATATAAAAGGGAAGAAGTCATGTTCCCTAACCTTCACAAGTTGCTGATACATGGATGCAACAAGTTGATGGTGAAACCATGCCCGCCTGTAGCCGCGGAATGGGTCATAGAGGTTTGTGATATTATAGTATCATCATGGGATGGTAAAGGACATCCAAACATTATCTCCAATTCGACAACTTGTTTAGAAATATCAGATTGCCATGTCAAGCCTGATGGTTGGAGGCTGCTCTATCATCTCCCAGGTCTTTGCAAGTTAAAGCTCCGCATGTGCAATGAGTTAAACAGCTTACCAGGAAGCATTCAAGTCCTGACCTCCCTTCGGTCACTACTTGTGTTTGCATGCCGTAGTTTGACAGAACTGCCAGAATGGTTTGGCAACCTTACCTCACTGCAAGAACTGGAAATCAACTATTGCCCTAAGCTCGAGTCCTTACATGGGAGCATGCAGCGCCTTACCTCACTCAGATTGCTGCACTTGGGTCACTGCGACAACATCTTGTCACTGCCAGAGTGGTTCAGCCATCTCATCTCTCTCCGGAGACTTGAGATCTCGGGATGCCAACTAATCAAGTCTTTACCACGATCCATGCAACACCACAACTCTCTGAGGGAACTACAAATCAGGCATAACCCTGAACTTAAGCAGTGGTGTGAGTTTTTCTTGGATGACAAAGAAATAGTGTGA